A window from Mycobacterium saskatchewanense encodes these proteins:
- the serC gene encoding phosphoserine transaminase, with amino-acid sequence MADQLEIPADIKPRDGRFGSGPSKVRPEQLQALSTTAAPLFGTSHRQAPVKDLVGRVRSGVTELFSVPDGYEVILGNGGATAFWDAAAFGLIDKRSLHLSFGEFSAKFASAVAKNPFVGDPIVLKSDAGSAPEPQADPSVDVIAWAHNETSTGVAVPIRRPAHSGDALVVIDATSGAGGLPVDIAEADAYYFSPQKNFASDGGLWLSIMSPAALARVESIASSGRWVPDFLSLPIAVENSLKNQTYNTPAIGTLALMAEQIDWILGNGGLDWAVKRTADSSQRLYSWAQDRPYTTPFVTDPTLRSQVVGTIDFVDDVDAAAVAKILRANGIVDTEPYRKLGRNQLRVAMFPAVDPDDVSALTQCVDWVVERL; translated from the coding sequence ATGGCTGACCAGCTCGAGATCCCCGCTGACATCAAACCCCGCGACGGCCGGTTCGGGTCCGGCCCCTCCAAGGTCCGCCCGGAGCAACTGCAAGCGCTGTCCACGACCGCCGCGCCGCTGTTCGGCACGTCTCACCGGCAGGCGCCCGTCAAGGATCTGGTCGGCCGGGTGCGATCGGGAGTCACCGAGCTGTTCTCGGTGCCGGACGGATACGAGGTCATTCTCGGCAACGGCGGGGCGACGGCGTTCTGGGACGCGGCGGCCTTCGGCTTGATCGACAAGCGCTCGTTGCATCTGTCCTTCGGGGAGTTCAGCGCGAAGTTCGCTTCCGCGGTCGCCAAGAACCCGTTCGTCGGTGACCCCATCGTCCTCAAGTCGGACGCCGGGAGCGCGCCCGAGCCGCAGGCCGACCCATCGGTCGATGTCATCGCGTGGGCACACAACGAAACCTCGACCGGAGTGGCGGTGCCGATCCGTCGCCCCGCCCACTCCGGTGACGCCCTGGTGGTCATCGACGCGACCTCCGGCGCGGGCGGCTTGCCGGTCGACATCGCCGAGGCGGACGCATACTACTTCTCGCCGCAGAAGAACTTCGCCAGCGACGGCGGCCTGTGGCTGTCGATCATGAGCCCGGCCGCCCTGGCCCGAGTCGAATCGATCGCGTCGTCCGGGCGTTGGGTTCCCGACTTCCTGTCGCTGCCCATCGCGGTGGAAAACAGCCTGAAGAATCAGACGTACAACACCCCGGCGATCGGCACGCTGGCGCTGATGGCCGAGCAGATCGACTGGATTTTGGGCAACGGTGGCTTGGACTGGGCGGTCAAGCGCACCGCGGATTCGTCGCAGCGGCTGTACTCCTGGGCGCAGGACCGCCCGTACACCACGCCGTTCGTCACCGACCCCACGTTGCGCTCGCAGGTCGTGGGCACCATCGACTTCGTCGACGACGTCGACGCGGCGGCGGTCGCGAAGATCCTGCGCGCGAATGGCATCGTCGACACGGAGCCCTACCGCAAACTCGGCCGCAACCAGTTGCGAGTCGCGATGTTCCCCGCGGTCGATCCCGACGACGTGAGCGCCCTGACCCAGTGCGTCGACTGGGTGGTCGAGCGGCTGTAA